The following are from one region of the Anabas testudineus chromosome 2, fAnaTes1.2, whole genome shotgun sequence genome:
- the spry2 gene encoding protein sprouty homolog 2, producing MDSISQNDSDGGGGHQGGSPSSTGSGGTLHDEGRAQLPSLQTQDGPSDPGLINGYLPHALTLLSLDQIRITGSSNEYTEGPTVTVTQRSPASPQRQQNSDLVTSPDSRTSGQQETREERPNNLRNLYSATQHGNTNISISSREAMQWSSSVEDSQSSVRTSVGSSSSGHRLLSSPAGGNQIIRTQPIRAEVNTEELKPLNRSEARAVVAVPGSGEYKNPCKHFNKCENCGRCQCSECSRPRVLPSCWMCGRRCVCSAQSAVEYGTCVCCIKGLFYHCSSDDEDTCADKPFSCTQSHCCVRWTTVSLLSLLFPCLLCYLPAKGCVAVCQSCYDRVTRPGCRCKNTNKIHCGNIGKTT from the coding sequence ATGGATTCCATAAGTCAGAACGACAGCGACGGGGGAGGAGGACACCAGGGGGGTTCGCCGTCATCGACTGGCTCTGGGGGGACACTGCATGACGAAGGGAGAGCACAACTACCATCTCTGCAAACCCAAGATGGTCCTTCAGATCCTGGGTTGATCAATGGTTATCTGCCCCACGCTCTAACTTTGCTGTCTCTGGATCAGATTAGGATAACTGGGAGTAGTAATGAGTATACAGAGGGGcccactgtcactgtcacccAAAGGTCCCCGGCCTCCCCGCAAAGGCAACAGAACAGCGATTTGGTTACATCACCAGATTCAAGGACAAGTGGGCAGCAGGAGACTCGGGAAGAGAGACCTAATAATCTTCGCAACTTGTATTCAGCAACTCAgcatggaaacacaaacatttccatCTCCTCCAGAGAGGCAATGCAGTGGTCATCCAGTGTAGAGGACTCCCAGAGTAGTGTCAGGACCAGTGTGGGAAGCTCTTCATCAGGCCACAGGCTCCTCAGCAGCCCTGCAGGTGGTAATCAGATCATTAGAACCCAGCCGATACGCGCAGAGGTTAATACAGAAGAGCTGAAACCTCTCAACAGGTCTGAGGCCAGGGCAGTTGTGGCCGTGCCAGGCAGCGGAGAGTATAAAAATCCTTGTAAACACTTCAACAAGTGTGAAAACTGTGGTCGGTGCCAGTGTTCAGAGTGCAGTCGCCCACGGGTGCTTCCCTCCTGCTGGATGTGCGGCCGGCGGTGTGTGTGCTCAGCACAGAGCGCTGTGGAGTACGGGACGTGCGTGTGCTGCATCAAGGGGCTTTTTTACCACTGCTCCAGCGACGACGAGGACACATGCGCAGACAAGCCCTTCTCATGCACGCAGTCCCACTGCTGTGTCCGCTGGACCACCGTGtcactcctctctctgctcttcccTTGTCTCCTTTGCTACCTCCCAGCTAAAGGATGTGTCGCTGTGTGCCAGAGCTGCTATGATCGAGTCACACGACCTGGCTGTCGGTgtaagaacacaaacaaaatccacTGTGGGAATATTGGCAAGACAACGTAG